Genomic segment of Candidatus Omnitrophota bacterium:
CCCTAAGTCGCCGACTACGGCTCTCAGGGTAGTCGTAGCGATACCCTGAGACGCTGCCGCGAAATTGCCTACCTGTATGACGCTCTTGTCCGGGTCGATGACCTTCCAGTAGATAAGGAAGTCTATCGATATCGGTGCGTTATCCTTGGTGATGCACGTCTGCTGGGGTATCTCGAGGAACAGCTCCCTTAAGTCCACATTTATGGCCTGGTCCAGGATCGGGATAAGAAATACTATTCCCGGGCCCCTCTGGCCGATCGAGCGGCCGAGCCGGAAGACCACAAGGCGCTTGTATTCCCTGACGATCCTTATAGAATTCGAAAGTACTATTATCCCGACTACAATTAGAAAGAACAGGATCATTCCGCTGATAGCCATTTATAGCCTCGCTTTCTTTACTTTTATGACAAGCCCGTCGACCGTATCGACCTTAACTTTTTCGCCGCTCTTTATCGTTCCTTCCAGTGATTCGGCGTACCAATCTTCGCCCTTTATATGTATGATCCCTTTAGGGACAAGGTCTGTCTTCGCTTCGCCGATCGCGTCGGCAAGGCTCTCGGTCCCTGAAGAGGCCTTGCGTTTCTGGGACTTAAGGATGAGCGGCAGCACAAAGGCCATTAGGCCGGTCGTGCTTATTACCATCGCCGCGATGAGCGCTTTCGAGAGCTTCGCGAACTGCGGGTCGGCCTTAAAAAGTATGAGCGATCCGAAAGTCAGCGTCAGGATGCCGCAGACGGTCAGCACGCCGTGTGTCGGCGCCTTGACATCGAGCACGAAGAGCACAAAGCTGAGCAGCATCACGATCAGCCCCGTGTAGTTGACCGGCAGGGAACCCATCCCGATGAAGGCGAGCGCAAGGCTCGCTATGCCTATGACGCTGCCGATCGTTACGCCGGGCGTCGCTATCTCGAATATTATCCCGTAGAACCCTATAACAAGGAGGAGGTAGACGATATTCGGGTCTTTCAGCGCATTCAGTAATCCACCAAGAGTATTTGCATCCATTTTTTGCCTCCACGATTAGGTATGTAGAAATATACCATCACGGCAGGGCAATGTCAACCCTAACAGAAGGGTTGACGACGGGGCGGTTAAGTGATATCATTTTATCCTTATCCAAGAGGAAATCTATGAGTGGGGCTGTAGCTCACCCGGGAGAGCGCCTGCATGGCATGCAGGAGGTAAGGGGTTCGATCCCCCTCAGCTCCACCATTTTTTTGAAATAACCTAAGGGCAAAATGACCAAGATCTGCTCCGAGTGCAAAAGGGAATTCAGCGCGTTCGAGAGCTTCCGGCTCTCTTTCGATGTCTGTCCTGACTGCGGGGGCGCGGTCGTGCCGAAAGAGGCCGATATATGGGATTCGAAATATGTGACCATATTCGTCGCCGACGAAAGGGGCGAAGCCGAAGAGGTAAGGCGCAGGCTGGACATAAACAAGATATCGTATGTCACCCGCGGCGACTGGGAATCGCAGAAAGTTTATATAGATTTTCTTGTGAAGGAAGACGAGGCAGAGGAAGCAACGGCCCTTCTTAAAGATATCATAGATGCCGAGGCCGTTCCGTCGGCGCCAAAGGCGGTCTTCGACCAAAGCCAGACCGACGACGAAGGGCCGAACAAGGTAACGCTCCTGATACTCGCTTTTGCCGTATTTGCGTTCCTGGCGATATTGTTGAATTACCTGGTGAAAAAATGAAACTCGGCGTCCACGTATCCATAGCAGGGCATATCTATGAGGCGGTCGACAGGGCAGCCTCGCTCGGCTGCAACACGTTCCAGATATTCAGCCGCAACCCGCGCGGCTGGGAAGCGCTCGCCCTTGTGCCTGCCGACGTAGAGGAATTCAAGAAGCGCCGCAAGGAAAAGAAGATATCCCCGGTCGTCGTCCACATCCCTTACCTTATAAATCTCTGCTCGGGCGATGACGCGCTCTGGAGAAGATCGGTCGACGCTTATATAGAGGACATAAAACGCGCCGATACGCTCGGGGCGGATTATTTCGTCACGCATCTCGGGAGCCCGAAAGATAAAGGCCGCGATTACGGGATCGAGCGGTTCTCGAAAGGGATGGTCGAGGCGGTGACCAGGGTGAAATCCCGCCTGAGCGGGACTAAACAGGGCCTTATGATACTTTTGGAGAATACCGCGGGCGGCGGCGATTCGATCGGCTCGAAGTTCGAGGATATCGCCGAAATAATAAAGAACGTCAGGGCGAAGACCGGCGTCGACGTCGGGATGTGCCTCGACACCGCTCATACGTTCGAGGCGGGGTTCGACGACAGCACCGGAGAGGGGCTTGAAGCGACCTTAAAAAAGATTGATTCCACCGTAGGGCTTGGTAAGATAAAGGTCGTACACTTTAACGACTCGTTGAGCGAGATGGGCTCGCATAATGACAGGCACTGGCATATCGGCAAGGGCAAGATCGGCGCCGGCGGTATGAAGCGCATAATAAACCACCCGAAGTTGAGGGGTTGCGCGTTCATCCTCGAGACGCCGAAAGAGACCGAGGACGCCGACAAAAAGAATCTCGCGGCCGTAAGGAAGATGAGAAAGGATTAGATGTACGATTTCAAGGCGATAGAAGAGAAGTGGCAGAAGGAGTGGGAGAAGAGCGGGACTTTCAAGGTAAAGACCGACCCTGCCAGGAAAAAATATTACCTCCTCGAGATGTTCCCGTATCCTTCGGGCCGCATCCATATGGGCCATGTCCGCAATTATACGATAGGCGACGTGGCCGCCCGCGTCAAGATAATGCAGGGATATAACGTCCTGCATCCGATGGGTTATGACGCGTTCGGCCAGCCGGCAGAGAACGCCGCCATCAAGAATAAAAGCCATCCCGAGACCTGGACTTTAAGCTGCATAGACAATATGAGGAAGCAGCTCAAGAAGATGGGCCTCTCGTACGACTGGGACAGGGAAGTCTCGACGTGCCTTCCGGATTATTACCGCTGGAACCAGTGGATATTCCTGAAGATGTTCGAGAAAGGCCTCGCCTACAAAAAAGCCGCCGTCGTCAACTGGTGCCCGGATTGCGAAACGACGCTCGCTAACGAGGAGGTCATAGACGGGAAATGCTGGCGGTGCAAGAAAGAAGTAAAGCAAAAGGATCTCGAGCAGTGGTTCATCAAGATCACCGCCTATAAGGAGAGGCTGCTCGATGACCTTGAGGGCCTGAAGTCGTGGCCCGAGCGCGTCATCACGATGCAGAAGAACTGGATCGGGAAGAGCGAGGGAGTCGAGATATTCTTCAAAGAAAAAGAGAGCGGCGGGGTCATTCCCGTATTCACGACCCGCCAGGATACCATATTCGGATGCACTTATGTCGTGCTTGCGCCCGAACATCCGCTTGTCAAAAAATTAATA
This window contains:
- a CDS encoding NfeD family protein; the protein is MDANTLGGLLNALKDPNIVYLLLVIGFYGIIFEIATPGVTIGSVIGIASLALAFIGMGSLPVNYTGLIVMLLSFVLFVLDVKAPTHGVLTVCGILTLTFGSLILFKADPQFAKLSKALIAAMVISTTGLMAFVLPLILKSQKRKASSGTESLADAIGEAKTDLVPKGIIHIKGEDWYAESLEGTIKSGEKVKVDTVDGLVIKVKKARL
- a CDS encoding SPFH domain-containing protein codes for the protein MAISGMILFFLIVVGIIVLSNSIRIVREYKRLVVFRLGRSIGQRGPGIVFLIPILDQAINVDLRELFLEIPQQTCITKDNAPISIDFLIYWKVIDPDKSVIQVGNFAAASQGIATTTLRAVVGDLG
- a CDS encoding deoxyribonuclease IV, with product MKLGVHVSIAGHIYEAVDRAASLGCNTFQIFSRNPRGWEALALVPADVEEFKKRRKEKKISPVVVHIPYLINLCSGDDALWRRSVDAYIEDIKRADTLGADYFVTHLGSPKDKGRDYGIERFSKGMVEAVTRVKSRLSGTKQGLMILLENTAGGGDSIGSKFEDIAEIIKNVRAKTGVDVGMCLDTAHTFEAGFDDSTGEGLEATLKKIDSTVGLGKIKVVHFNDSLSEMGSHNDRHWHIGKGKIGAGGMKRIINHPKLRGCAFILETPKETEDADKKNLAAVRKMRKD